The Dethiosulfovibrio salsuginis DNA window GGTGCAAAATAATGAACGTCGTCTTAGCCTTCGGCACCAGACCGGAAGCTATAAAAATGGCCCCGGTCTATCTGGCCCTCAAAGAAACCTCCTTAAACCCAAAAATCCTCCTCACAGGCCAGCACAGAGAACAGCTCTATCAGGCCATGGATCTGTTCTCCATCTCCGCCGAGGCAAACTTGGACGTAATGACCGACCGCCAGACCCTCCCGGATCTGGCGGCCAAAATCCTCCCCCAGGCCGCCAAAGCCCTGAGGGAGCTGAACGCCGACTACGTACTGGTCCACGGCGACACCTTAACCACCTTCGTCGTGGCCTGGGCCGCCTTCCTGGAGGGAATCCCTATAGGACACGTCGAGGCTGGCCTACGTTCGGGATCAATGGCCGAACCCTTTCCTGAAGAGGCCAACAGAGTTCTCACCGACGTCATAGCGGACCTCTACTTCCCCCCTACCGACGAATCCAGGGACAACCTCCTTCTGGAGGGCAAAGACATAAACAGGATAATCGTCACAGGCCAGACCGGCGTCGACGCCATACTGCACGCCGCCACAAAGGGAACCATGCCGGTGGAGGTCCCACAGGGCCATAAACTGGTCACCGTAACCCTGCATCGCCGAGAAAACTGGCCCGTTCTAGCAAAACTGGCCAAGGCGGTGGCCGAAATAGCCAGGCAGCACCGAGACCACCTCTTCGTCTACCCGGTCCACCTAAACCCAGTCGTCCGGGAGGCGGTCTATCCAGCTCTGGAGGGAGAGCCAAACGTAAAGCTCATAGAACCCCTGGACTACGGCTCCATGGCGGCCCTCCTCTGTGCCAGCGAACTCATCCTCACCGACTCAGGAGGCCTCCAGGAAGAGGGAGCCTCCCTGGCTGTTCCGGTTGCGGTGGCGAG harbors:
- the wecB gene encoding non-hydrolyzing UDP-N-acetylglucosamine 2-epimerase — its product is MNVVLAFGTRPEAIKMAPVYLALKETSLNPKILLTGQHREQLYQAMDLFSISAEANLDVMTDRQTLPDLAAKILPQAAKALRELNADYVLVHGDTLTTFVVAWAAFLEGIPIGHVEAGLRSGSMAEPFPEEANRVLTDVIADLYFPPTDESRDNLLLEGKDINRIIVTGQTGVDAILHAATKGTMPVEVPQGHKLVTVTLHRRENWPVLAKLAKAVAEIARQHRDHLFVYPVHLNPVVREAVYPALEGEPNVKLIEPLDYGSMAALLCASELILTDSGGLQEEGASLAVPVAVARNVTERPEGVKAGIITLVGNDPEPFKKKVLALLNDEKRLSQMASSPNPYGDGKASVRVAKALEERLYR